A window of the Brevinema andersonii genome harbors these coding sequences:
- a CDS encoding electron transfer flavoprotein subunit alpha/FixB family protein — protein MDVQEYKNVVVFIEQRNSIVQPVALELLHEARKLADMLNESVIAVLLGSGIQQLTEILIHYGADEVLYVDDEYLKDYVTEPYAQALTQILQQLKPNIVLFGATTIGRDLAPRISARLGTGLTADCTHLSIGENRELLMTRPTFGGNLIATIVCPNHRPQMSTVRPGVMQKMQLDASRKGTIYSVQINFDPSLFKVKLLKIVHEKKEMKDITQSNVIIAGGRGIKKQETFKKLEIIAETLNGAVATSRVLVDQGWIPHEFQVGQTGKTVRPDIYLSFGISGAIQHTTGMEESDYIIAVNKDNEAPIFNICDLGLVCDLEGVVDTLADELPKIKKEEKI, from the coding sequence ATGGATGTGCAGGAGTATAAAAATGTTGTTGTTTTTATTGAACAACGCAATTCTATCGTTCAGCCAGTTGCTTTAGAGCTGCTTCATGAAGCCAGAAAATTAGCGGATATGTTAAATGAATCGGTGATTGCTGTTTTATTAGGCTCCGGAATACAGCAGTTAACAGAAATACTGATTCACTACGGAGCAGATGAAGTATTGTATGTTGATGATGAATATTTGAAAGATTACGTTACAGAACCTTATGCTCAAGCATTAACACAAATTTTGCAACAGCTAAAACCAAATATTGTATTATTCGGAGCAACTACAATTGGCCGTGATCTTGCACCACGTATTTCTGCACGATTAGGAACAGGGTTGACAGCAGATTGTACTCATTTGTCCATTGGTGAGAATAGGGAGTTGCTGATGACTCGTCCTACTTTTGGAGGTAATTTGATTGCAACGATTGTTTGTCCGAACCATCGACCTCAAATGTCTACTGTGCGTCCTGGGGTAATGCAAAAAATGCAACTTGATGCATCACGTAAAGGAACAATATATTCAGTGCAGATAAATTTTGATCCATCATTATTTAAAGTGAAATTGTTGAAAATAGTGCACGAAAAAAAAGAAATGAAAGATATTACTCAATCAAATGTTATTATTGCTGGGGGTCGAGGAATAAAAAAACAAGAAACATTCAAAAAATTAGAGATTATTGCAGAAACATTGAATGGAGCAGTAGCAACTTCTCGTGTTTTAGTAGACCAAGGTTGGATTCCTCATGAGTTTCAAGTTGGTCAAACAGGAAAAACTGTTCGTCCTGATATATATTTGTCTTTTGGTATTTCTGGTGCTATACAGCATACTACAGGAATGGAAGAATCGGATTATATCATTGCAGTTAATAAGGATAATGAAGCTCCTATTTTTAATATTTGTGATTTAGGATTGGTTTGTGATCTCGAAGGAGTAGTAGATACTTTAGCGGATGAATTACCTAAAATAAAAAAAGAGGAAAAAATATGA
- a CDS encoding MaoC family dehydratase has protein sequence MKFEELKIGMKAQLGKTITEADILMFAAVSLDYNPLHLNEEIAKTSVFGKRIAHGMLGASLISAVLGTQLPGGGTIYLGQDLKFAAPVFIGDTITAEVEIEEIIPEKNHVILKTVCFNQKQQEVISGKAFVMKK, from the coding sequence ATGAAATTTGAAGAATTAAAAATAGGAATGAAAGCACAATTGGGAAAAACCATTACAGAAGCAGATATTTTAATGTTTGCAGCTGTTTCTTTAGATTATAATCCTTTGCATCTGAATGAGGAAATTGCAAAAACTTCTGTATTTGGAAAACGTATTGCGCATGGGATGTTAGGAGCAAGTTTGATTTCTGCTGTACTTGGTACGCAACTACCTGGAGGAGGAACAATTTATTTAGGGCAAGATTTGAAATTTGCGGCACCTGTATTTATTGGAGATACAATTACTGCTGAAGTTGAAATTGAAGAAATTATACCAGAAAAAAATCACGTAATTCTTAAAACAGTTTGTTTCAATCAAAAACAGCAAGAAGTTATTTCTGGAAAAGCATTTGTTATGAAGAAGTGA
- a CDS encoding glucosamine-6-phosphate deaminase: MNVIISKNHEESCRKVADLIIKIIKNNPHPMLGLATGGTTELVYKELVESYNRKEVSFQNVSTINLDEYVGLPLNHEQSYQYYMDYHFFNKVDIDINNTYIPQTNANTELELAQFKNKLAANPRNFQLLGIGSNGHIAFNEPAEQLHADAYIVEIASETIKANARYFSNENEVPKTAFTQGIGDILKAEVIALLATGPNKAKAIQMLLSNDEITTFSPCTFLKAHRNTTIFIDQELADTIKYKNK, from the coding sequence ATGAATGTTATTATTAGTAAAAATCATGAAGAAAGTTGTCGCAAAGTAGCAGATTTAATTATCAAGATTATCAAGAACAATCCTCACCCTATGTTAGGCTTAGCAACAGGTGGAACTACAGAATTAGTATATAAAGAATTAGTAGAATCTTACAATAGAAAAGAAGTAAGTTTTCAAAATGTATCTACTATTAATTTAGACGAATATGTTGGCTTGCCATTAAATCATGAACAAAGTTATCAATATTATATGGACTATCACTTTTTCAATAAGGTAGATATCGATATCAATAATACATACATACCACAAACCAATGCAAATACAGAATTAGAGCTTGCTCAGTTCAAAAACAAATTAGCAGCAAACCCTAGAAATTTTCAACTTTTAGGTATTGGTTCTAATGGACATATTGCATTCAACGAACCTGCCGAACAACTACATGCCGATGCTTACATTGTTGAAATTGCATCTGAAACAATAAAAGCTAATGCCCGGTATTTTAGCAACGAAAACGAAGTACCTAAAACTGCATTTACGCAAGGTATTGGTGATATTTTAAAAGCAGAGGTTATTGCTTTGTTAGCTACTGGTCCAAATAAAGCAAAAGCTATACAAATGTTATTATCAAATGACGAAATCACTACATTTTCACCTTGTACCTTCTTAAAAGCTCATCGTAATACCACTATCTTCATTGACCAAGAATTAGCAGATACAATAAAATATAAAAATAAATAA